From one Thermomicrobiales bacterium genomic stretch:
- the murF gene encoding UDP-N-acetylmuramoyl-tripeptide--D-alanyl-D-alanine ligase, whose protein sequence is MIRVHDILAGTHGRLFGSISRNDLLARVVHDSRDVDKGDLFIALKGERTDGHRFVPDALEAGAGAVMVDESWFRRFDLGDLPVIVVPDTLVALQSLAAYWRSLFSEARVIGITGSIGKSSTKEVISAVLAQRYEVTRSRKSFNNEIGLPLSVLEMTPDTDVVVLEMGGAYAFGEIGHLAQIARPTIGVVTNVSHSHLGRMGSLDAIAKTKTELVEALPADGLAVLNIDDRRVRAMAERAKCRVVYYGTDPAADYYATELESHGIEGISFTLHHGDVQSYVSVPLMGRHSVHMALVGVAIGTELGLSLADILRGFQAPDIQLRLLLLPGVNGSTVLDDSYNANPASCVAALNLLAELDATRRVAVFGDMYELGTYEEEGHRRVGGRAAETVDALYTMGPLARLIAAEAVKARPDLPVEMFDDKRALEDALRRDLRPGDLVLIKGSRGLELETLVSALRNQMAEETD, encoded by the coding sequence GTGATTCGCGTGCACGACATCCTTGCTGGGACACACGGTCGATTGTTCGGCAGTATCTCGCGGAATGATCTGCTGGCACGAGTCGTCCACGACTCGCGTGACGTCGATAAGGGGGATCTCTTCATCGCCCTGAAGGGGGAGCGGACGGACGGTCATCGGTTCGTGCCGGATGCGCTCGAGGCGGGCGCTGGCGCGGTGATGGTGGACGAGAGCTGGTTTCGGCGCTTCGACCTGGGCGATCTGCCGGTCATTGTCGTGCCGGACACGCTCGTGGCGCTACAGTCGCTGGCCGCCTACTGGCGGTCGCTCTTCAGCGAAGCCCGGGTGATCGGTATCACGGGTAGTATCGGCAAGTCGAGCACCAAGGAGGTGATCTCGGCCGTCCTTGCGCAGCGCTACGAAGTAACGCGCAGCCGAAAGAGCTTCAACAACGAGATCGGCCTGCCGCTATCGGTGCTGGAGATGACGCCGGACACGGATGTCGTTGTGCTGGAGATGGGCGGCGCCTATGCCTTCGGCGAGATCGGCCATCTCGCTCAGATCGCCCGGCCGACGATCGGCGTCGTCACGAATGTGTCGCACTCGCACCTTGGCCGGATGGGCTCTCTCGACGCGATCGCGAAGACCAAGACCGAGCTCGTAGAGGCGCTGCCGGCCGACGGGCTCGCAGTGCTGAATATCGACGACCGGCGTGTCCGCGCCATGGCGGAGCGAGCGAAGTGCCGCGTCGTCTACTACGGCACCGACCCTGCCGCTGATTACTACGCGACTGAGCTGGAGAGCCACGGGATCGAGGGCATCTCGTTCACCTTGCACCACGGCGATGTCCAGAGTTACGTGAGCGTGCCGCTCATGGGGCGACATAGCGTCCACATGGCGCTGGTGGGTGTGGCGATCGGGACGGAGCTCGGGCTCTCGCTGGCCGACATCCTGCGCGGCTTTCAGGCGCCGGATATCCAGCTCCGGCTGCTGCTTCTGCCGGGTGTCAATGGCTCGACCGTGCTCGATGACAGCTACAACGCCAACCCCGCCTCCTGCGTCGCCGCATTGAACCTGTTGGCCGAGCTGGACGCGACCAGGCGAGTCGCTGTATTTGGCGATATGTACGAGTTGGGGACATATGAGGAGGAAGGCCACCGACGAGTCGGCGGTCGTGCCGCCGAGACAGTGGACGCGCTCTATACGATGGGACCGCTGGCTCGATTGATCGCGGCCGAAGCCGTCAAGGCGCGACCAGACCTGCCGGTCGAGATGTTCGACGACAAGCGCGCGCTCGAAGACGCGCTGCGGCGCGATCTGCGTCCGGGTGACCTGGTCCTCATCAAGGGATCGCGAGGGTTGGAGCTGGAGACGCTGGTGTCGGCGCTTCGCAACCAGATGGCTGAGGAAACGGATTGA
- a CDS encoding penicillin-binding protein 2, with translation MNQPHVKPHSRIMVLFSVFILLMALIGYRVVAVQVVRSSEFSRWAVAERMQQDIVPARRGEIYDSHGVRLATNMPAARVSAIVDQIPDRALAAQQLAPLIGRTPADVLDALNQKDIEWVVLARNLSPEDGDKVRALNLPGIVLDAEPSRVYPFGDFAGQLLGFTNNAMAGNYGVEGQYDSLLGGTPGKLIGERDGQGNVIALTQSTWDPPVDGSDVTLTIDSAVQEAIEVILRQTIKEQRAIGGTIIVQDPNTGAILGMASAPSFDPNAFVDVKNASTFLNPAISAVYEPGSTFKSVVMAIGIDSGAVTPDSTHNDEPGYVELPDGSRITNFEGAVWGTETMTEVLQRSSNLGAIYVAEKTGRERFYDGIQAFGFGTPTGVDLQGEEQGILTLPGEMGWNDALYATNSFGQGIACTPLQLVNAFSAIVNGGRLMTPYVVSEVHSANGTTVTQPQVVRQVISETSSSTMRTMLESVVDHPNSLYPTVPGYRIGAKTGTAQVPSPAGGYIDNATIASIIGFGPVEHPRFSVLVKIDWPKEEGTGLQVSGPVLQKVFEQLFLLYGIPPDDLEAAP, from the coding sequence ATGAACCAGCCACACGTCAAGCCACACAGCCGGATCATGGTGCTGTTCTCGGTCTTCATTCTGTTGATGGCGTTGATCGGCTATCGCGTCGTCGCCGTCCAGGTTGTTCGATCGAGCGAGTTCAGCCGCTGGGCGGTCGCCGAGCGGATGCAGCAGGACATCGTCCCGGCGCGCCGCGGCGAGATCTACGATAGCCATGGTGTCCGGCTAGCGACGAACATGCCGGCCGCCCGCGTATCCGCGATCGTCGATCAGATTCCCGACCGTGCGCTTGCCGCCCAGCAGCTTGCGCCGCTGATCGGGCGAACGCCGGCCGACGTGCTTGACGCGCTGAACCAGAAGGATATCGAGTGGGTCGTGCTCGCTCGGAATCTCTCGCCCGAGGATGGCGACAAGGTGCGGGCGTTGAACCTGCCTGGCATCGTTCTCGATGCTGAACCGAGCCGGGTCTACCCGTTCGGCGATTTCGCGGGCCAGCTGCTTGGCTTCACGAACAACGCGATGGCCGGCAACTACGGGGTCGAGGGGCAGTATGACTCCCTCCTGGGTGGAACTCCGGGCAAGCTCATCGGAGAGCGCGATGGCCAGGGCAACGTCATCGCCCTGACCCAGTCCACCTGGGATCCGCCTGTCGATGGCTCGGACGTGACGCTGACGATCGATAGCGCTGTCCAGGAGGCGATCGAGGTCATCCTGCGTCAGACGATCAAGGAGCAGCGCGCGATCGGCGGCACGATCATCGTGCAGGACCCGAACACCGGAGCCATTCTCGGGATGGCCAGCGCGCCGAGCTTCGATCCGAACGCCTTCGTAGACGTCAAGAACGCATCCACCTTCCTCAACCCGGCCATCTCTGCTGTCTATGAGCCGGGATCGACGTTCAAGTCGGTCGTCATGGCGATCGGCATCGACAGTGGCGCGGTGACTCCTGACAGCACGCACAATGACGAGCCGGGGTACGTGGAGCTGCCGGACGGCAGCCGGATCACGAACTTCGAAGGCGCGGTCTGGGGCACCGAGACGATGACCGAGGTCCTGCAGCGGTCGTCCAACCTTGGCGCCATCTATGTTGCCGAGAAGACCGGCCGCGAGCGGTTCTACGATGGCATCCAGGCGTTTGGCTTTGGAACACCGACCGGCGTTGATCTGCAGGGCGAGGAACAGGGTATTCTGACGCTGCCCGGCGAGATGGGCTGGAATGACGCGCTCTACGCGACGAACTCCTTTGGGCAGGGAATCGCCTGCACGCCGCTTCAGCTCGTGAACGCCTTTTCCGCGATCGTCAACGGTGGCCGGCTGATGACACCCTATGTCGTCAGCGAGGTTCATTCTGCGAACGGGACGACAGTGACCCAGCCTCAGGTCGTCCGACAGGTGATTTCCGAGACGTCGTCGTCGACAATGCGGACAATGCTCGAGAGCGTCGTCGATCATCCGAACAGCCTCTATCCGACTGTCCCGGGCTATCGGATCGGCGCGAAGACCGGGACGGCTCAGGTTCCGTCGCCGGCCGGAGGCTATATCGACAACGCGACGATCGCATCGATCATCGGCTTCGGCCCGGTCGAGCACCCGCGCTTCAGCGTGTTGGTCAAGATCGACTGGCCGAAGGAGGAGGGCACGGGGCTCCAGGTCAGCGGACCCGTCCTCCAGAAGGTGTTCGAGCAGCTCTTCCTGCTCTATGGGATTCCACCGGATGATCTGGAGGCGGCGCCGTGA
- the rsmH gene encoding 16S rRNA (cytosine(1402)-N(4))-methyltransferase RsmH — protein MNEQEPENAQPIVAGAKVHVAPPVDVTESHISVLADEAIDSLAVRPGGVYIDGTFGAGGHARRIAERVGPDGCVICIDRDPDVERYFGALVADFPERAIFVIDSYANMTAIVHRLGLDGIDGVLLDLGLSSMQLGEAGRGFSFQAEGPLDMRFDQSRGGSASDLIATASEFELARILFEYGEERQSRRIARAIVTARERQSIETTTQLAALVERTIGRRPGARIHPATRTFQALRIAVNDELGEVERGVKAAIDLLRPGGRMAVISFHSLEDRIVKRAFAEASRGCICPRETPVCVCGRVPLVRHVGKGVRPSEAEVARNPRARSARLRVVERLP, from the coding sequence GTGAACGAACAAGAGCCTGAGAACGCCCAGCCCATCGTGGCCGGGGCAAAAGTGCATGTTGCGCCGCCGGTTGATGTGACAGAAAGTCACATCAGCGTCCTCGCCGACGAAGCGATCGACTCGCTGGCTGTGCGCCCGGGAGGGGTCTACATCGACGGCACATTCGGCGCTGGCGGCCACGCCCGGCGGATCGCCGAGCGGGTCGGGCCGGATGGCTGCGTCATCTGCATCGACCGCGACCCGGACGTCGAGCGGTACTTCGGCGCTCTGGTTGCCGATTTCCCCGAACGCGCCATCTTCGTTATCGACAGTTACGCCAACATGACAGCGATCGTCCACCGGCTCGGGCTCGACGGGATCGACGGCGTTCTGCTCGATCTCGGGTTGTCGTCGATGCAGCTCGGCGAAGCCGGACGAGGGTTCAGCTTTCAGGCCGAGGGGCCGCTCGATATGCGCTTCGACCAGAGCCGTGGTGGCTCGGCCTCGGATCTGATCGCCACGGCGAGCGAGTTCGAGCTGGCTCGGATCCTGTTTGAGTATGGTGAGGAGCGTCAATCCCGCCGGATCGCCCGCGCCATCGTCACTGCGCGCGAGCGCCAGTCGATTGAGACGACGACGCAGTTGGCCGCGCTTGTCGAACGCACGATCGGCCGCCGGCCAGGCGCGCGGATACACCCCGCCACCCGAACCTTTCAGGCATTGCGCATCGCCGTCAATGATGAGCTCGGCGAGGTCGAGCGTGGCGTCAAGGCGGCAATCGACCTGCTGCGCCCGGGTGGACGCATGGCGGTGATCTCGTTCCATTCTCTGGAGGATCGCATCGTCAAGCGCGCGTTCGCGGAGGCTTCACGCGGCTGCATCTGTCCTCGCGAGACGCCAGTCTGTGTCTGCGGCCGCGTCCCGCTCGTCCGGCACGTCGGCAAAGGGGTTCGGCCGAGTGAGGCCGAGGTTGCCCGCAACCCGCGGGCGCGCAGCGCACGGCTGCGCGTTGTGGAGCGCCTGCCGTGA
- the mraZ gene encoding division/cell wall cluster transcriptional repressor MraZ: MFLGRHQHNLDEKGRLALPAKYREELQDGVVVTRGFDRCLLVYPMAAWIPLAERVSALSIGDPDGRVLRRMLFANAVDVQLDRQGRILVPAELRVHAELEREAIVAGMHAFLEIWSPAKWAEQDELVERDGASIAERLAALV; the protein is encoded by the coding sequence GTGTTTCTCGGACGTCACCAACACAATCTGGACGAAAAGGGCCGACTCGCCCTGCCAGCGAAGTACCGCGAGGAGCTGCAGGACGGAGTCGTCGTCACACGCGGCTTCGACCGATGCCTGCTTGTCTATCCGATGGCAGCCTGGATCCCACTGGCCGAGCGTGTATCAGCGTTGTCGATTGGCGATCCGGATGGCAGAGTTCTACGCCGCATGCTCTTCGCGAACGCGGTCGACGTTCAGCTCGATCGCCAGGGACGCATCCTGGTTCCAGCCGAGTTGCGGGTCCATGCGGAGCTGGAGCGTGAGGCGATCGTCGCAGGTATGCATGCGTTCCTCGAGATCTGGTCGCCCGCGAAGTGGGCGGAGCAGGATGAGCTGGTCGAGCGCGATGGGGCGTCGATTGCCGAACGGCTGGCGGCGCTGGTCTGA
- a CDS encoding biotin carboxylase N-terminal domain-containing protein, with translation MPDLRKVLVANRGEIAIRVMRACREEGLVSVAVVSEGEGSPRHARYADEVVTLVSANPLPYLDMDAILRAATETGADAVHPGYGFLAENAVFARACAEAGLIFVGPPASAIATMGDKVRARETALAAGIPVVPGTDGEVDVTGARVFGDEHGYPIAIKASAGGGGRGFRVAWSADEVDDAWRGASGEATRYFSNPAVYVERYFDHPRHIEIQVMADQHGAVVGLGERDCSIQRRHQKLVEESPSPAIDAEMRATMNRTAEQLARAVGYVSAGTLEFLVQDGKFYFLEMNTRIQVEHPVTEQVTGIDLVREQLRVAAGKPLSFDAAPQPWGHAIECRINAEDPANDFKPTPGPLRAFRRPEGFGIRVDTGFDEGGAIDPRFDSLIAKLIVWGRDRAEALSRLDRALEDFQVEGVATTIPLFRALIRTPKFASGDYDTRTLEQSGLAARVAPFTQPSIEPVDDGVVMVEVDGRAYRVRLPDGLGVASSSRAARRPARAGRSGGAQVVAPTSNELRSPIQGTVLSIAVEQGAAVETGQLICVVEAMKMENEITAHQSGTVTELAVEPGATIQTGATIAVIMPAD, from the coding sequence ATGCCTGACTTGCGCAAAGTCCTGGTCGCCAACCGTGGAGAGATTGCGATTCGGGTAATGCGGGCCTGCCGCGAAGAGGGGCTCGTCAGCGTGGCAGTCGTCTCCGAGGGGGAGGGTAGTCCGCGCCACGCACGCTATGCAGACGAGGTGGTGACGCTGGTCTCGGCCAACCCGCTACCCTATCTCGACATGGACGCGATCCTGCGGGCAGCGACGGAGACGGGCGCGGACGCGGTCCACCCAGGCTATGGCTTTCTGGCCGAGAACGCCGTCTTCGCCCGCGCGTGTGCAGAGGCGGGACTCATCTTCGTTGGCCCGCCGGCCAGCGCCATCGCGACAATGGGCGACAAGGTTCGCGCTCGTGAGACAGCGCTCGCGGCCGGCATCCCTGTCGTCCCCGGCACCGACGGCGAGGTGGACGTCACCGGCGCGCGCGTATTCGGCGACGAGCACGGATACCCGATCGCGATCAAGGCGTCGGCCGGTGGTGGCGGGCGAGGCTTCCGTGTCGCCTGGTCGGCGGACGAGGTCGACGACGCGTGGCGGGGCGCCAGCGGCGAGGCGACGCGCTACTTCAGTAACCCGGCCGTCTACGTCGAGCGCTATTTTGACCATCCTCGCCATATCGAGATCCAGGTCATGGCCGACCAGCACGGCGCTGTCGTCGGCCTCGGCGAACGCGACTGCTCGATCCAGCGTCGACACCAGAAGCTGGTCGAGGAGAGTCCGTCCCCGGCGATCGACGCCGAGATGCGCGCGACGATGAACCGCACCGCAGAGCAGCTCGCCCGCGCTGTCGGCTACGTGAGCGCCGGAACGCTCGAGTTCCTTGTCCAGGATGGCAAGTTCTACTTTCTGGAGATGAACACGCGCATCCAGGTCGAGCATCCGGTTACCGAACAGGTTACCGGGATTGATCTCGTCCGCGAGCAGCTGCGGGTCGCGGCCGGCAAGCCGCTGTCGTTCGACGCTGCGCCGCAGCCGTGGGGCCACGCGATCGAGTGCCGGATCAATGCCGAGGACCCGGCGAATGACTTCAAGCCGACTCCCGGGCCGCTTCGCGCATTCCGCCGGCCAGAAGGGTTCGGAATTCGCGTAGACACCGGCTTCGACGAAGGTGGCGCGATCGACCCGCGCTTCGACTCGCTGATCGCTAAGCTGATCGTCTGGGGTCGCGATCGGGCAGAGGCGCTCTCGCGACTCGACCGGGCCCTGGAGGACTTTCAGGTCGAGGGGGTCGCGACAACGATACCGCTCTTTCGCGCGCTGATACGCACGCCGAAGTTCGCCTCCGGTGACTACGACACGCGAACACTCGAACAGTCCGGCCTGGCGGCTCGAGTCGCGCCATTCACCCAGCCGTCCATCGAACCGGTGGACGATGGCGTGGTGATGGTTGAGGTTGACGGTCGCGCCTACCGGGTCCGGCTGCCGGATGGTCTCGGCGTCGCGTCCAGCAGCCGGGCAGCGCGCCGGCCTGCGCGGGCGGGGCGGTCGGGTGGGGCGCAAGTCGTCGCGCCGACCAGCAACGAGCTCCGTAGCCCGATCCAGGGGACAGTGCTGTCGATCGCGGTCGAGCAGGGTGCGGCCGTTGAGACTGGTCAGCTCATCTGCGTCGTCGAGGCGATGAAGATGGAGAATGAGATCACGGCGCACCAGTCCGGCACCGTCACCGAGCTGGCGGTCGAGCCGGGCGCAACGATCCAGACCGGCGCGACAATCGCCGTTATCATGCCGGCGGACTGA
- a CDS encoding acyl-CoA carboxylase subunit beta: MAQTPEQLNAPAQSRAGQYRERHEQLEEQGAAAADKQAGRGKLSARERIERLLDPGSFIEYDAFVQHRSTYFGMQERRPYGDGVVTGVGKIDGRDVAVFSQDFTVLGGSLGEAFAEKMVKIMDLALKIGCPIIGINDSAGARIQEGVEGLAGYGEVFWRNVQASGVVPQLSIIAGPCAGGAVYSPAMTDFVFMVEDISQMFITGPDVIKTVTGEDVTHEQLGGGMTHNSVSGVAHFLGRDEEDTFELVRAVLSYLPSNNLDHLPAFPPADDPDRDDPELDEIVPEESTKPYDMRDVISRVVDDGEFLEVQSLWARNILIGFARLNGRPVGIVANQPKVLAGTLDIDASEKAARFVRFCDAFNIPLVTFEDVPGFLPGVNQEHGGIIRHGSKLLYAYCEATVPKVTVITRKAYGGAYVVMSSQSIRSDLSVAWPTAEIAVMGSDAAVRLISRREIAAADDPAAKERELIAEYREQFASPWQAAGRGYIEAVIPPRETRRWLIRSLEMLRNKREERPKRKHGNIPL, translated from the coding sequence GTGGCACAAACACCAGAGCAATTGAACGCGCCTGCGCAATCCCGCGCCGGGCAATATCGCGAGCGGCATGAGCAGCTGGAGGAGCAGGGCGCGGCAGCAGCCGACAAGCAAGCCGGCCGCGGCAAGCTCTCGGCCCGCGAGCGCATCGAGCGGCTGCTCGATCCCGGTTCGTTCATCGAGTACGACGCTTTTGTCCAGCACCGCTCGACCTACTTCGGGATGCAGGAGCGGCGGCCCTACGGTGATGGGGTTGTCACCGGCGTCGGCAAGATCGACGGTCGCGACGTTGCCGTCTTCTCGCAGGACTTCACCGTTCTCGGCGGCTCGCTTGGCGAGGCATTTGCCGAGAAGATGGTCAAGATCATGGATCTGGCGCTGAAGATCGGCTGTCCGATCATCGGCATCAACGACTCGGCCGGGGCGCGGATTCAGGAGGGGGTCGAGGGGCTGGCCGGCTATGGCGAGGTGTTCTGGCGCAATGTCCAGGCCTCCGGCGTCGTCCCGCAGCTCTCGATCATCGCCGGCCCGTGCGCTGGCGGAGCGGTTTACTCGCCGGCCATGACCGACTTCGTCTTCATGGTCGAGGACATCTCGCAGATGTTCATTACCGGCCCGGATGTCATCAAGACAGTCACCGGTGAGGACGTGACCCACGAGCAGCTCGGTGGCGGGATGACGCACAATTCAGTATCGGGTGTCGCCCATTTCCTCGGGCGCGACGAGGAGGACACCTTCGAGCTCGTTCGCGCCGTCCTTTCCTATCTGCCATCGAACAATCTCGACCACCTGCCAGCGTTCCCGCCGGCCGACGATCCCGATCGCGACGATCCTGAGCTGGATGAGATCGTCCCCGAGGAGTCGACCAAGCCATACGACATGCGCGATGTTATCAGCAGGGTGGTGGACGACGGAGAATTCCTGGAGGTGCAGTCGCTCTGGGCGCGGAACATCCTCATCGGGTTCGCTCGACTGAACGGGCGGCCGGTTGGCATCGTCGCGAACCAGCCGAAAGTGCTGGCCGGCACGTTAGATATCGATGCGTCCGAGAAGGCTGCCCGCTTCGTTCGCTTCTGTGATGCGTTCAATATCCCGCTGGTGACGTTCGAAGATGTTCCCGGATTCTTGCCGGGCGTCAACCAGGAGCACGGCGGGATCATCCGTCATGGATCGAAATTGCTCTACGCCTACTGCGAGGCGACCGTGCCGAAGGTGACGGTCATCACCCGCAAGGCGTATGGCGGGGCCTATGTCGTGATGAGCTCGCAGTCGATTCGTTCCGACCTGAGCGTCGCCTGGCCGACAGCCGAGATTGCCGTGATGGGCTCCGATGCGGCGGTCCGCTTGATCTCGCGACGCGAGATCGCGGCAGCGGATGACCCGGCGGCGAAGGAGCGTGAGCTGATCGCCGAGTACCGCGAGCAGTTTGCCAGCCCATGGCAGGCGGCCGGCCGTGGCTATATCGAGGCGGTTATCCCTCCGCGCGAAACACGACGCTGGCTGATCCGATCGTTGGAGATGCTGCGCAACAAGCGCGAGGAACGCCCGAAGCGCAAGCACGGGAACATCCCGCTATGA
- the pepF gene encoding oligoendopeptidase F: MSANKEARMATSLPKRADVAPEQTWDIESIFATAADWEASYSAVSARTGELDVYHGRLGESADTLLEALVRRDALIADVWQLALYANMRVAEDATNGASLALNDRADGLFSRIEAAAAFVEPEILSIDPEMLAGWVKSTTGLREYAHYLDKLGRQRPHVRSAEVEQVLAMASEPLATFSSVRTALSEADLKLGTIEDAHGAKVELGQGSLAEYIHNADRRVRQAAWETSADAYLSMKNTFAANYSGAVKRAVLMARAHNYESALAASLSPNAIPLEVFHNLLDTVWKNFPTWQRYFRVRAKLLGIDQAHAWDISESPIQPAGAPPQRKIGFNEGIDIVSASLAPLGADYVRTVQQGVEDRWVDYAVNAGKVGGAFSTGMPGHHPFIMMSWHDDLGSVSTLIHEIGHSLHSHYTWNNQPLVYSSYSMFVAEVASNMNQALMGAHLLETVDDPYFLTTVIEERMGNNLRYLFTMPILARFELETHTSIEHGEALTAEGLIELMADLYAEAYGDAVALDRQRQGITWARFPHLFANYYVFQYATGIAAAAQLAQQVRSGGPEAAARYIEFLKTGDADYPVEALKKAGIDMSTPAPIQAAFDILAGYVDRLEQLVG; this comes from the coding sequence ATGAGCGCCAACAAGGAGGCACGGATGGCCACAAGCCTGCCGAAGCGCGCCGATGTCGCGCCGGAACAGACCTGGGATATCGAGAGCATCTTTGCCACAGCAGCGGATTGGGAGGCGTCGTATTCCGCTGTTTCCGCCCGAACCGGAGAGCTTGACGTCTATCACGGCCGGCTCGGCGAGTCGGCAGACACGCTGCTGGAAGCGCTGGTCCGGCGCGACGCGCTGATAGCCGACGTCTGGCAGCTGGCGCTCTACGCAAACATGCGCGTGGCTGAGGACGCCACCAACGGTGCCTCCCTGGCGCTCAACGACCGGGCCGATGGCCTGTTTTCGCGCATTGAGGCGGCAGCGGCCTTTGTCGAGCCGGAGATTCTGTCGATCGATCCGGAGATGCTGGCCGGCTGGGTGAAATCAACCACCGGCCTGCGCGAGTACGCCCACTACCTCGACAAGCTGGGCCGGCAGCGCCCGCATGTGCGCTCGGCCGAGGTCGAGCAGGTTCTGGCGATGGCCAGCGAGCCGCTGGCGACCTTCTCGTCGGTTCGCACGGCGCTGTCCGAGGCCGACCTGAAGCTCGGCACGATCGAGGATGCCCACGGCGCGAAGGTCGAGCTTGGCCAGGGCAGCCTGGCAGAGTACATCCATAACGCCGACCGACGGGTCCGGCAAGCCGCCTGGGAGACATCGGCCGATGCCTACCTGTCGATGAAGAACACGTTCGCCGCCAACTACTCAGGCGCGGTCAAGCGCGCGGTTCTGATGGCCCGCGCGCACAATTATGAGTCTGCGCTTGCGGCATCGCTATCGCCGAACGCGATCCCGCTGGAGGTCTTCCACAACCTTCTCGACACAGTCTGGAAGAACTTCCCCACCTGGCAGCGCTACTTCCGGGTGCGCGCGAAGCTGCTCGGGATCGATCAGGCGCACGCCTGGGACATTTCCGAGTCGCCGATCCAGCCGGCCGGCGCGCCGCCGCAGCGGAAGATCGGCTTCAACGAAGGCATCGACATCGTCTCCGCCTCCCTGGCGCCGCTCGGCGCTGACTACGTTCGCACCGTTCAGCAGGGTGTCGAGGACCGCTGGGTCGACTACGCCGTCAACGCGGGCAAGGTGGGTGGCGCATTCTCGACCGGTATGCCAGGTCACCACCCGTTCATTATGATGAGCTGGCACGATGATCTCGGCAGCGTCTCGACCCTGATCCACGAAATTGGCCACTCGCTGCACTCTCACTACACCTGGAACAACCAGCCGTTGGTCTATTCCAGCTACAGCATGTTCGTCGCCGAGGTGGCCTCCAACATGAATCAGGCGCTGATGGGCGCTCACCTGCTGGAGACCGTGGACGATCCCTACTTCCTGACCACCGTCATCGAGGAGCGCATGGGCAACAATCTGCGCTATCTCTTCACGATGCCGATCCTGGCCAGATTCGAGCTGGAGACGCACACGAGCATCGAGCACGGCGAGGCGCTGACGGCGGAGGGGCTCATCGAATTGATGGCCGATCTGTATGCAGAGGCCTATGGCGATGCGGTTGCCCTCGATCGCCAACGTCAGGGAATCACCTGGGCGCGCTTCCCGCACCTGTTTGCCAACTACTACGTGTTTCAGTACGCAACAGGAATCGCGGCTGCCGCTCAGCTTGCCCAGCAGGTGCGGAGCGGCGGACCGGAAGCCGCCGCGCGGTACATCGAGTTCCTGAAGACCGGCGACGCCGACTATCCGGTGGAGGCGCTGAAGAAGGCCGGCATCGACATGAGCACTCCGGCCCCGATCCAGGCCGCCTTCGACATCCTGGCCGGCTACGTCGACCGGCTGGAGCAGTTGGTCGGGTGA
- a CDS encoding alanine racemase: protein MTLGYREDLDTPALVVHEEILQHNLHRMADYAAAKEIALRPHFKTHKTAAVAVMQKSLGAGGITCAKLGEAEALADAGVYDDFFVANQIVGPLKLKRLVALMDRAKVRVAVDTADVAAGLNAAMADAGKTLDVIIELNTGQDRAGIRPGDEALTLAEVIRAGMPHLRVIGLMTHEGQVNNTAGIEGMTETALAAGHAIIDTAELLREHGFDISVVSVGSTPAAFTTTTLEGVSEMRPGTYVFNDRNYLRFGLSPDDCALRILATVTSRPAPDRAIVDAGSKTLTSDMAMGIPGHGLIVEYPEAVIVRISEEHGVMQLPESAQGLKVGDKVEIIPNHVCPTVNLQDEIYLVRDGEVVETWPVIARGKVR from the coding sequence ATGACCTTGGGATACCGTGAGGACCTTGATACCCCGGCGCTGGTGGTGCACGAGGAAATCCTCCAGCACAACCTGCACAGGATGGCCGACTATGCCGCGGCGAAAGAAATCGCGTTGCGGCCGCACTTCAAGACGCATAAGACCGCGGCGGTTGCCGTCATGCAGAAGTCGCTGGGCGCTGGCGGCATCACCTGCGCCAAGCTCGGCGAGGCCGAGGCGCTGGCCGATGCTGGCGTCTACGATGATTTCTTCGTCGCCAACCAGATCGTCGGCCCGCTCAAGCTGAAGCGACTTGTCGCGTTGATGGACCGCGCGAAAGTCCGCGTCGCCGTCGACACCGCGGACGTGGCCGCCGGCCTCAACGCAGCGATGGCCGATGCGGGCAAGACGCTGGACGTCATCATCGAGCTGAACACCGGCCAGGATCGAGCGGGGATCAGGCCGGGCGACGAGGCGCTGACGCTGGCCGAGGTGATCCGCGCGGGGATGCCGCATCTGCGTGTCATCGGGTTGATGACCCACGAGGGGCAGGTCAACAACACCGCGGGGATCGAGGGGATGACTGAGACCGCCCTCGCCGCCGGCCACGCCATCATCGACACTGCCGAACTGCTGCGTGAGCACGGCTTCGACATCAGTGTCGTCAGCGTTGGCTCGACGCCGGCCGCGTTCACAACCACGACGCTCGAAGGCGTCAGCGAGATGCGACCCGGCACCTACGTGTTCAACGATCGCAACTACCTGCGCTTCGGCCTCAGCCCCGACGACTGCGCGTTGCGTATTCTCGCGACCGTCACCAGCCGCCCCGCGCCCGACCGCGCCATCGTTGACGCCGGCTCGAAGACACTTACCAGCGACATGGCCATGGGCATCCCCGGCCACGGGCTCATCGTCGAGTACCCCGAGGCCGTGATCGTCCGGATCAGCGAGGAGCACGGCGTCATGCAACTGCCGGAGTCGGCACAGGGACTCAAGGTCGGCGACAAGGTCGAGATCATTCCGAATCACGTCTGCCCGACCGTGAATCTGCAAGATGAGATCTATCTCGTCCGCGACGGCGAAGTCGTCGAGACGTGGCCGGTGATCGCGCGGGGCAAGGTGCGATAG